AGATGTTCTCTGCGACGCTGAGTTCCGGCAGGATGCCCTGCGCCTTGCGATCCTCGGGGCAGAGCCCAAGGCCCTGCCGGATCGCCGATCGGATCGAGGATCGACGGCCGAGGGAGATATGGCCGGTAGTGGGCCGGTCGATTCCGTAGAGCAGACGAACGGTCTCGGTTCTGCCGGAGCCCAGAAGACCCGCGAAGCCGACGGTCTGTCCGGCCCTCACCTCAAGCGTCACGCCCTGTACGCTCTTATCGCGCCCCAAACCCGACGCTGAAAGGAGGACCTCACCCGAGGTGGAAGTCCGCTTCTCGGAGGCCGAGGTCTCGAATTCGGCGGGGTCGCGACCGGTCATCGCGCCAACAAGCCGCAAGCGGCCGAGCGCCAGCGGGGTCTCCTCGACCACCTTCTTGCCGTTACGAAGCACCGTAATCCGGTCGCAGACCTCATAGACCTGGTCGAGGAAGTGGGTCACAAACACGATCCCCATGCCTTCGTCGCGGAGCGAGCGCATCACCTCGAACAGGCGCTCGACCTCATGCCGATCGAGGCTCGAAGTGGGCTCATCGAGGATCAGAACCTTGGCGTTGACGTCGAGAGCCCTTGCGATCGCGGCTAACTGCTGAATAGCGGTGGAGCAAGAGCCTATCGGTTCCTTCACATCGATTTCAGTCCCCACACGCTTCAGCGCAAATGCTGCGCGCTCGCGGACTTCGCCCCAACGAATCCCTAACGGCCCACGCGGTTCGCGCCCCAGGCAGATGTTCTCCGCGACCGAAAGGTTCGGCGCGAGATTGAGCTCCTGGTACACCGTGCTGATGCCGAGCCGGACC
The genomic region above belongs to Armatimonadota bacterium and contains:
- a CDS encoding sugar ABC transporter ATP-binding protein, whose translation is MADQTQPVLQAREVTKRFPGLLALDGVDFTVRAGEIHALLGENGAGKSTLIKGITGAQSFDSGAILLEGNEVHPASPSHAVRLGISTVYQELNLAPNLSVAENICLGREPRGPLGIRWGEVRERAAFALKRVGTEIDVKEPIGSCSTAIQQLAAIARALDVNAKVLILDEPTSSLDRHEVERLFEVMRSLRDEGMGIVFVTHFLDQVYEVCDRITVLRNGKKVVEETPLALGRLRLVGAMTGRDPAEFETSASEKRTSTSGEVLLSASGLGRDKSVQGVTLEVRAGQTVGFAGLLGSGRTETVRLLYGIDRPTTGHISLGRRSSIRSAIRQGLGLCPEDRKAQGILPELSVAENILLAVQAKRGWFRPIGRKQRQALVDGMIAQLRIATPDSAKPIQELSGGNQQKALLARWLIADPKLLLLDEPTRGIDVGAKFEIMSEIERLRGQGMAFVFVSSEIPEVVRVSNPVYVFRERRLCAQLEGAEVNEASVMQALASGGPD